CCCGATGCGCACCGGCAGGTGGAAGACCTCCTCGGCCAGATCGGTGACCCCCTCCATCTTCGAGCTACCGCCGGTGAGCACGATGCCCGCCGGGATCAGATCTTCGAAGCCGCTCTTGCGCAGCTCCGACTGCACCAGCGAGAGCAGTTCCTCGTAGCGCGGCTCCACCACCGACGCCAGCGACTGGCGGGACAGGCGGCGCGGCGGCCGGTCACCCACCGAGGGCACCTCGATGCTCTCCTCGGGGTTGGCCAGCTGCGACAGGGCGCAGGCGTAGCGCACCTTGATGTCCTCGGCGTGGTGCGTCGGCGTCCGCAGCGCCACCGCGATGTCGTTGGTGACCTGGTGCCCGGCGATGGGGATGACGGCGGTATGGCGGATGGCGCCGCCGGTGAACACCGCGATATCGGTGGTCCCGCCGCCGATATCGACGAGGCAGACGCCCAGCTCCTTCTCGTCGTCGCTGAGCACAGCGTGGCTCGCCGCCAGCTGCTGGAGAACGATGTCGTCCACGTCCAGCTGGCAGCGGCGGACGCACTTGGTGATGTTGTCCGCCGCCGAGACCGCACCGGTGACCATGTGGACCCGCGCCTCCAGCCGCACGCCGGCCATGCCCAGGGGATCGCGGATACCCTCCTGGCTGTCGATGACGAACTCCTGCGGGATCACGTGCAGGATCTGCTGGTCCGCCGGGATCGCCACCGCCTTGGCCCCATCGAGGACACGCTCCAGATCGGCCTGGCGGACCTCCTTGTCGCGGATGGCCACCATCCCGTGGGAGTTGAGGCTGCGGATGTGGCTGCCCGAGATCCCGACATAGGCCGAATGGATCTCGCAGCCGGCCATCAGCTCGGCCTCCTCGATGGCGCGCTGGATCGACTGCACCGTGGAGTCGATATTCACCACCACGCCCTTCTTGAGACCGTGGGACGGGTGGCTGCCCACACCGATCACCTCCAGCTCGCCCTCCTCCTTGGCCTCGCCGACGATGGCGACCACCTTCGAGGTACCGATATCGAGGCCCACCAACAGGCTGTCTTCGCTCTTTCGCACCATGCTCTGCTCCGCCTTCAGTCCGCTTCGTCTGCCGCACCCCAAGCCACGGCAAAGCCGTTGGGGTAGCGCAGATCGACCCGCTCCATCGGGGCCTCTTGTCGTTCTTCCAAGGCCGGCAGCACGGCGGCGAAGCGCTCCACGCGCTCGCCCGGGTGCTGCCGGCCCAGGGCCATCTCAATGCCGCCCTCCAGCCGCGCGCTCCAGGACCCCCGGGGCGAAAGACCGAGCGCCACCAGGTTGACACCGCGCTCAGCGAGTCGTTGCTGCACCTCCCTGAACAAGCCGGCCATCTCACCCTCGCTGCCGTCCGGACCGCGCAGCACCGGGAGCCCCTCCGGGATGCTCGCCGGCCGCGGCTCGAACCGCCCGCCGTCGCGGTCGACCAGCGCCTGCTCTCCCCAGCGCGCCAGCGGCTCGCGCTCACGCAAGGTCACTTGGATCCGCCCCGGCCAGGCCCGGCGCACCTCGGCACCCGCCACCCAGGGCAGCGCCTCCAGGGCGTCCCGGGCGCCGCGCACATCCACCCCCAGCACACTCCTGTGCAAGTGCGGTGCCAGCGCCTGGCGCAAGTCATCGTCCGCCACGCGCTCCGGCGCGGCGCTCAGTTCCACCCGCTCCAGGGGCAGAATCCGCCCCTCCTGAAGCGCCACGGTGGCCATACCGGCAGCGCCGGTGGCCAACAGCGCCACCGCTCCACCCCAGAGCCAGCCCCGCAGCCCCGGGGCGCCGACCCGCTTGCGGCGCATAGGCTGCCGGCCCAGCAGGTCTCTCCAGTCTTCGCGGCTCACGGCAACGCCTCCCCGAGAATGCGAGCCACCAGCTCATCGAAACCGATACCGGCCTGCGCCGCAGCGATCGGGACCAGCGAGTGATCCGTCATGCCCGGGATGGTGTTCACCTCCAACAGCCACCAGCGTCCGTCGGCATCCCGCATGACATCCACCCGCCCCCAACCGTTGCCGCCGCTGGCGGAAAAGGCCTCGCGACACAGCGCGCCGAGCTCCGCCTCCTCGTCCGCACCCAGACCGCTCGGGCAGTGGTGCCCGGTATCGTCGGCCTGGTACTTGGCGGCGTAGTCGAAGAAGGCGTGGGATGTCTCCAGCCGGATCGACGGCAACGCCCGATCGCCGAGCAGCGCCACGGTGTACTCCTCGCCCTCGACCCACTGCTCCGCGAGGACTGTATCGTCGTAGGCCGCCGCTGCCCGGTAGGCCTCGGCCAGCTGCGCCGGCCCG
The nucleotide sequence above comes from Halorhodospira halophila. Encoded proteins:
- the ftsA gene encoding cell division protein FtsA, with translation MVRKSEDSLLVGLDIGTSKVVAIVGEAKEEGELEVIGVGSHPSHGLKKGVVVNIDSTVQSIQRAIEEAELMAGCEIHSAYVGISGSHIRSLNSHGMVAIRDKEVRQADLERVLDGAKAVAIPADQQILHVIPQEFVIDSQEGIRDPLGMAGVRLEARVHMVTGAVSAADNITKCVRRCQLDVDDIVLQQLAASHAVLSDDEKELGVCLVDIGGGTTDIAVFTGGAIRHTAVIPIAGHQVTNDIAVALRTPTHHAEDIKVRYACALSQLANPEESIEVPSVGDRPPRRLSRQSLASVVEPRYEELLSLVQSELRKSGFEDLIPAGIVLTGGSSKMEGVTDLAEEVFHLPVRIGVPKFVTGLSDVVRNPMYSTGVGLLAFGARNRESGMSPALAQDAGITALWGRMKNWFKGNF
- a CDS encoding cell division protein FtsQ/DivIB — translated: MSREDWRDLLGRQPMRRKRVGAPGLRGWLWGGAVALLATGAAGMATVALQEGRILPLERVELSAAPERVADDDLRQALAPHLHRSVLGVDVRGARDALEALPWVAGAEVRRAWPGRIQVTLREREPLARWGEQALVDRDGGRFEPRPASIPEGLPVLRGPDGSEGEMAGLFREVQQRLAERGVNLVALGLSPRGSWSARLEGGIEMALGRQHPGERVERFAAVLPALEERQEAPMERVDLRYPNGFAVAWGAADEAD